ATACCAGACAATACCATACGCAGGATTATCAAAAGTATACGACTTCATAGACCTAACAAACCAGGTACTAGATGAAAAAGGAGTAGATGTACCATTACCTGGACAATCAACAACAAACAGAAACAACAGAAAAGAAAAAGGATACCAAATACAAACACAATACTTCGGAAAAGAAAATATAGATGCAATGAAAGAAAATGCACCAAAAAACCAAGAACACTTATATGACTTCCTAGAAAGTTACTGTTTCGGTGATTTCTATACAAGAACAGGACTAGACGACAAGGATAGAGAAATTATAACATTCTCAATAATAGCATCACTAAGAGGATGTGAAAACCAGCTAAGAGGACATACTGGTGGAAATCTTTCTGTAGGAAATACAAAAGAAGACTTGATTAGTGCAGTTACAGTACTGTTACCATACAATGGATTCCCAAGAACATTAAATGCACTAGCAATTATAAATGAGATATGTGATGCACAATAAATAAATATAATATAAATTAGGATGTAAAAAATTAGAATAAAACAGCTACTTCATATAGCTTACATGATTGAGAAAATAGAATTACACATACTACTTTAATAATCTAAACGATGCTTATAATTATAATTAAAGTTTTTAATAAAACAGTTTAAAAAAATATAGGTTATTCTAAAATAAATTAAAATTATTATAATTAAATTAATTAATAGGAGATGGAAGAAATGAGTAATGATGAAATATTATTTGGAAAAGGTGAAGTAAACCCATACGGGGAGTTCTTCAGTGGAAAAAGTTATCTAAAAATGTTAACAACAGAAGGAGTGCCAATAGGAAACGTAACATTTGAACCAGGATGCAGAAACAACTGGCACATCCACCACGCAGACAAAGGTGGAGGACAAATACTACTAGCAACACATGGTGAAGGATGGTATCAAGCAGAAGGTGAAGAAGCACAAAAACTAACACCGGGATCAGTAGTAGTAATACCAGCAGGTGTAAAACACTGGCATGGAGCCACAAAGGATAGTGAATTTACCCACCTAGCAGTAGAAGTACCTGGTGAGAACTGTTCCAATGAATGGTTAGAACCGGTAAGTGATGAAGACTACGATAAACTAGAATAAAATAATATTATAATCATCACCCACTCTTTTTTTTTAAAAATATACAATTTTTTCATTATACTTCACTTAATTTATTACACTTAAACTAAATAATATAATAATATAAAACTATTTCAAGAGTAGGTAAGGATGATAAAAGAAGCAACTTGTTATATTAATGATGAATCTATTTATATGAAAATTTATCAACCAGACAAAATAGAAGGTAAATATCCAACAGTAATATTATCACATGGATTATCCCTAAATCATACATTTATGATACCTTATGCAGAGAAATTATTAAAAAAGAACATTGTCAGTGTAGTATTTGATTTTAGAGGTGGTGGATATGACTCTAAAAGTGATGGAAATATAAGTGACATGACCTTAAATAGTGAAATGGATGATTTAAACCAGGTACTTGATTTTGTAAGGACATTAGATTATGTGGATAAAGATAACATATATCTAGCAGGTCATAGTCAGGGTGGATTAATAAGTAGTCTCATTGCACCGACAAGAAGTAATGATATAAGAGGTTTATTCCTATTTGCACCAGCATATGTCATACCATTTGATGTAAAGGAATATCCGGATAATATGCGAGAAAAGAATGTTATGAGATTAATGCCAGAATATCTTGGTACTACCTATGTGGAATCTGTAAATAATATTGATGTGTATAATACTATTAGTAGATATGATGGTGATGTTTATATCTTTCAAGGAAAAAAGGATACACGTGTTCCAGTTAGATATGTAATTAAGGCAAGTGATGTTCTTAGTAATTCCCATTTAATACTATTTGATGAGGAGGAACATAGATTCACAGATGAAACTAAGGATGTAGTTGTTGACAAGATTAGTGAAGTTATAGCAGACAATAGATTATAAGAATACTCTCTTATTATAATCATATTTCCTATTAGATTTACCTGTAAATGGAAGCTATCTCTTTTTTACTATTTTTTATCATATTTTTAGAGAATTATTTTATATTACATGTATATTTCAAAGACTAATTTACCCTATTTAATATTTGTGTATGAAAATCTTATTATTATAGATAAAACATAATATAATAATAGAATAAAAGAAAATAATAATAAATTTATTAGGGAGACAGTAATACAATGGTAAATCCAAACAAAAAAGTAAAAAGACCCGATGGATTAGGTAAAATCTACAGATACAAGACAGATGAAGATAATAAAATATTAACATTACCTATAAAACAATTACTAAAAGATAACTATATTTACATATACAGAGCAGTAAACAATGAAAACTTCTACATTAATCCAGAGGATTCATGCTTCTTTTTTAAGGAGATATTATATGACAATGAAGTAGTAGGCTTTGCAGCATACAGGGGAAGTGACATAAATAATCAATCACTTGTAATGCAATACATATATATCTTACCAGAATACAGGGGAAACGGATTACTGATAGAAGAAATAGATGAAGCATCAACATTATTTGAATCTAGCATTCTCATAGAATATCCAAATAAATACATTGTAAATTCATTATTAAAACATAAAATGGCAAGAGTATTAAATGACAGATATGTAGTATCAAGAATTCCATTTATTGTACCGATGATGTCTCTAGAAGATGCAACTAGTGGTATTGTAAGGGAAGATTATGACATGACCGATAAAAAAGGATACAGTAAATTATCATTGATTTATGATTTAGATTTATGTGCAGTAGTAGGACTAGCATCAACTGATGCTGAAAACATGTTTGATGAAGATAAAGTTACAGAAGAAGATGACTTAAACAACTATAACACAATGAGCCTACCATTAAAAATAGATAATGATAAATTTGACTGCATAAACAAAAGAAGTAACGACCCTCTAATAAATAATGGAACATACTTTGATGAAGTTCGTAAAATAATAGATGATAAAAACGATGTTATACAGAACTGGTTAACCATTTTATAACCACATTAACCTTAACCACCATTCTTTTTCATATAATAAACAAATACTTTTCAGGTGAGCCAATGATAATATATTTTACAAGCACAGGTAACTGTGAATATGTATCAAAAAGAATAGCAGAACGTACGCATGACTACACAGTATCAATGATAGAAAGTAATAAAAATAAGCAATTTGAATTTCACTTAGAAAAACAAGAACCATTAGGTATAGTAATACCAACATATTTCTGGGGACTACCAACATTTGTAGAAGACTATATGTCACAAATAAAAATAACATCTGAAAACAATAATCCATACATATACATAATAACAACCTATGGAACAACACCTGGCTACTCAGCAGGATATCTAGAAGAATATATTACAGATATAAACCTAGAAGTATCATTTAAAGCTAGTGTAAAAATGCCTGATGACTGGACAGTACGCTTTGATTTATCAGATCCTGAAAAAATCAGCAAACAAATACTAGAAGCGGACAAACAAATCAATAACATTATTCCACGAATAGTAAATAAGGAATCAGGAAACTATGTAAAACGTGAAATACCACGATTTATATCAAATATGGCAAGAGGTCCCTATGATAAAGGCAGAAAAACAAGTCACTTGCATGTTGAAAATAACTGCACTGGATGTGGTATATGTGCTAATAACTGTCCAATAGATGCAATTGAATTAATAGATAATAGGCCACATTGGAAAACAGAGTATTGTGTGATGTGTTTACGTTGTTTACATCATTGTCCTACCTTTTCTATTCAATATGATAATAAAACACAAAATCATGGACAATATATACATCCAAAGATATAATGATCTTCCGTTCATAATATATCCCCTCCCATTTTCACTACTTTTTATACTATTTCTTTTTATATGTAACTAAAAAGTAACTCTTTACTTTAATAACTACTAACATATAACGTTAATAATAAATAAGAATATACGAAGTTTGCAATGATAACATAATTAAAATATTAAAAGGAGGGAGCTAGTAAATGGATACAATAGATTATCTAATAGATTACCTTTTAAAGGAAAATCCTAAAATAAGAGTTACTCATAATCCTGAAAATGATGAGGAAAAATTCAGATTATATCGTAGTTTATGTAATATAAGACAACCTAATCCTATAAATGAAAAATACTTAGAAAAAGAAGATGAATTACTGAGTAAAATAACAGAAAATAAGAATCTAACAGATTACAGGAATATACAATTATTAGAGGACAGGATACCAGAAAACAATGTTAATAATGATGATATTATAGCTATATGGAAGGGTGATATCACATCAATAAAAGTTGGAGCAATAGTTAATGCTGCTAATTCACAGGGACTGGGATGTTTTTCTCCATGTCATAATTGTATAGATAATCAGATACATACATATGCAGGCGTATCATTGAGATTAGAATGTAATAAAATAATGAAAGATAGGGATTATAATTTACCTACTGGTGAAGCATTTATTACTAAGGCATATAATCTACCAGCAGATTATGTGATTCATACTGTAGGACCAATACTAAGAGATAAAGTATATGATGAACAAATACAGCAGTTATCTGATTGTTATACAAATTCATTACGTTTAGCTCAGGAAAATAATATTAGAAGTATATCTATTCCTTGTATCTCTACAGGAGTATTTAGATTTCCTGCAGATTTAGCATCACAGGTTGCATTGAAAGCTGTGGATGACTACTTAGATACTAATAATGATGCATTTGATAAGGTAATATTTAATTTATATAATGATAAGGATGTGAATGTATATGAAAGAACTATTTGAGCGTATTAATCAATTACAGAACTTATTAGGAGAATCTGATTATGTGATAATCGGTGGTGGTGCTGGTTTATCAACAGCAGCTGGCATAGATTATGGTGGTGAAAGATTTACAAGTAACTTTAAGGAATTTATTGAAAAATATAATTTCACAGACATGTATACTGCTGGTTTTTATCCATTCAAATCACAGGAGGAGAAATGGGCTTACTGGGCTAAGCATGTATATATGAATAATGTAGGTATGGGTTCTACTGAGTTGTATAAGAAGTTATATGATCTTGTAAAAGATAAAAATTATTTTGTTATAACTACAAATGTTGATGATCAATTTGTTAAGTCAGGCTTTGATGATGAAAAGGTTTTTGCAACACAGGGAAGTTACAGACTCATACAATGTAAGAATGCTTGTCATGATAAATTATACGATGATACAGAAATTGTTAAAGAAATGATGGCTATTACTGATTCAGAATTAAAGATTCCCTCTGATTTAGTTCCAAAGTGTCCAGTCTGTGGTAAAGATATGGAATTAAACTTGCGTATAGATAATAACTTTGTAGAGGATGAAACATGGCAAAAACATAATAATGATTATCGTGATTTTGTGAATAATGCAAAGAAGGGTAAAACACTATTATTAGAGTTTGGTGTAGGATTTAATACGCCTGCAATAATAAGATTTCCATTTGAATCAATTGCAGCACAGTATGATGACTGGAATCTTGTCAGATTTAATAAGGATAATCTGGAATTAGTTGTTGTTCAGAATAATCAAGCTAGTTTACTACCAGTTTCAAAGTTGGATGATATTAAGTTATCTAATAATTTTCAGGATAGATATATTCCATTTTCAGAAGATATTGAATTAGTTATAGATGAATTATTATCTTAATTACTTATTTTTTTTAATAGAACTTTGATTAGTTTTATATTTTATTAGAAGGTGTATTATATTAATTATATCTTGAAAAAAAGTAAGTATTATTAATTACTTGAAATATAATATTATGAAGATAACAGTAATAATTAATATGATGATTACATGGTTATGTTAAATATTATAGTATAAACATTAACATAATATTATAAACATAACATTTGTTTAGATTATTTTTTGTAAAATACAATTTAATCAAGAGGTATGATTAATATGTCTGTATATGATTACGAAGTAAAAGATGATAAAGGAGAATTAGTATCCTTAAAGAAATATGAAGGTAAGGTTTTATTAATTGTTAATTCTGCAACAGAATGCGGATTTACTCCTCAGTATAACGAACTAACAAGCATATATAATGAATTTAAGGATGATGGATTTGTAATTCTTGATTTCCCATGTAATCAATTTGGAGGTCAAGCACCTGGTACGACTGCTGAAATTAAGGAAACATGCAGACTTAAATTTTTAGTAGAATATCCTATATTTGATAAAATAGAAGTAAATGGAGATAATGAGATTCCATTATACACTTATCTTAAACAGGAAAAGGGTTTTGAAGGCTTTGATGAAGAACATGAATTAACACCTATTATTAAGGATATTGTTAGTAAGATAGACCCTGATTATGAAAATAATAGTGATATTAAATGGAATTTCACTAAGTTTTTAATAGACAGGGAAGGTAATGTTGTTAAAAGATTTGAGCCTACTAAGGATTTAAAAGTTGTAAAAAGTGAGATAAAAGAGTTATTATAATGAATGTTGCAATTAGATATTATTCAAAATCGGGGCATACTGAAACATTAGCTAATGCTATCTCAGAGGAGATGGACGTTCCAGCTAAACCTATATCTGAGGGTCTCGATGAGGATGTGGATGTTTTATTTTTAGGTAGTAGTATTTATGGTAATTCTATTGATCCGGCAGTTGTTGAATTTTTCAATAACCTTGATGTAAATATTGGCTGTATTGTGAGTTTCAGTACTGCGGGTATTATGGAATCTACTTATGATCAGATTAAAGAATTAACCGACTTATTTGACATTAAGTTATCCCTTGATGAATTTCATTGTCCTGGTGAATTTGCTGGTATTAATGCGGGCAGACCTAACAAGGATGATGTTGAGGATGTTAAGGCTTTTGTCAAAGGTTTGTTTGATTAAATCTATTTTTTATTTTATTTTTTTTGTAGTGTTATGTTTATATAGGAGGTTTAATAAATTATTAATTAACAATGTTATATTTTATTTTGTATAATAAATAATAAAAAAATTATAATAAACAATAAAAAAATATGAAAAATAAACCAATAAAAAAGAAAAAATAAAGAAAAACAAACAAAATATAAAAAGATGAAAAGATAAAATATTAATATATAATAACGTCTAAAAAGAAGGAGGTGACAAAATGTGTGAATTATTCGGTGTCAGTAGTAATAAGAAAACACAAATAAATGAGTATCTAGAAGCTTTTTATAAACACTCAAACCAACATCCGGATGGATGGGGATTAGCATTAATGCGAAACAAAGAATCAAAAATAGAAAAAGAACCAATAAAAGCATCCGACTCAAAAAAATTAAGAAGAATACTAGACAATCCAATAATAACAAAAAACGCATTCGCACATATAAGACTAGCAACAACAGGACAGATGGAACCAAAAAACTGTCACCCTTTCAAAAAAATAGACAATAACAATCGAACATGGACATTAATGCATAACGGAACAATATTCAACAATACGAAAATAGAACAATACAAAACCATACAAGAAGGAGACACAGACTCAGAAAGAGTACTACTATACCTAGTAGATGAAATAAACAAAACAGAAAACAAAATAAAAAGACAACTAACAAGCAAAGAACGATTCGAATTATTAGACAAACTAGTTACAGACCTAGCAAAAGACAATAAACTAAATTTGATGTTATATGATGGATCATTAATGTATTTCCATACAAACAGTGAAGGTGGACTACATTACCTAAAAAAAGAGAATACTATCTACGTTACAACAAACAAACTAAACAATGAAAACTGGGAAGTATTTCCATTAAACACATTAATAGCAGTTAAAGATGGAAAAATAGTACACCAAGGAAAAACACATAACAATGAATACAGAATCACATTAGAAAACTTCAAATTCATCATGAACAACCTAACACCTACAATGAAAGAAAATCTAATAAAAAACTTTGGAGAAATAACACCCGAAAGATTCTTGGAATCTCAACAACCCGAAGTATAAGAATATGATTTCTTATCTCTCTTTCCCTCCCTATATTTATTCTTTTTCTATAAAATCCTTGTTAACTATTTACAGTATTAGATACATATATAATAATTAGTTTTTTTATTTTAATATGTAATAATAAGGAGTATATAAAAATGAAAGTATTAGGAATTGTAGGAAGTCCTAGAAAGGATGGTAATAGTGATGTTTTAGTAAAAGAATTCTTAGATGCAGTTGATGCAGATACAGAATATATTTTCCTAAATCATAAAAAATTATTCGGATGTAATGCATGTATGGCATGTGAAGAAGGAGACTGTGTAATAGATGATGATGGAAACGATATTATTAAATCATTATTAGATGCAGATGTACTAGTATTCTCATCACCTATATACTATGGACAAATAACAGCACAAGCAAAAACATTCATAGACAGATTCTATCAAATATCTAGAAATGAAAACAAATCATTAGAAGGTAAAAAAGTAGTTACCATATTCACACAAGCACAACCAGAAAATGTATTTGGAGAATACATAGATTCATTCAAAAAAATGCCATTTGGATATATGGGAATGGAAGTTATAGGTAATGTAACAGCTATGGGAACTCAGGGAAAAGGAGATAAAGACGAACTACAAAAATATATTGATGAAGTAAAAGAAATTGCTTCAAAAATATAAAATTCAATATCTTCTTTCTTTTTCAACCCTTCTTATTTTTTTATATGTTTGTAAAAACCCCATAAATTTTTACAATCTACTTATGAAAAACCTTTGTAAACTTAAGAAATAAATAATATTTTTATAATAGTTGTTTTTTAGAAATTATTATTACTCAGAAATTATATAATTTAAACATGTTAATTTTATAAATAAGCTTATTTGGACTATAGACTTGTTATGATTGATAAATCTTAATAAAAAAGAAATAAGTTGTATAGTAATATAGCTTTTTTTTTAACTAGAAATATATTATGAATATAAAAAGATTTCAATTTAAATTAAAAAAATATGCAGTTGAATATGAAGTAATATGGGGGAGTTGATAGAATGACTTTAAAGACGAGCCCCTTTGTTAAATGGGCTGGTGGCAAAAAACAGTTACTTAGTAAACTAAAAGAAAGAATGCCTAACTCCTACCTTAATTATTATGAACCTTTCATTGGTGGTGGAGCTTTATTATTTGATGTACAACCAGAACATGCTGTTATTAATGATACAAATAGTCAATTATTAAATTGTTATAGACAACTTAAAAATAACTATAATAATGTTATTAATGAAGTAAAACTGCTTGACTCAGTATCTTGTGATAAAGAGAGATATTATATTATAAGAGATAAGTATAACAAGAAAATATTAGATAACCAATTAGATGCTGAATGTGCAGCACTTATGATTTGGATTAATAAACATTGTTTTAATGGATTATACAGAGTTAATAAGAAAGGATTGTTTAATGTACCTTATAATAATAAAGTAAATGGTCCATCAATAAATGAAGATAATTTGAGAGATATAGGACTTTATTTAAATAATTATAATGTGGATATACGAGAAGGTGATTTTGAGGATGCATGTGTTGATGTTAAAAAGGATGATTTTGTATATTTTGACTCACCATATGTACCTGTAACAGAAACAGCAAATTTCACAGATTATACTAAAGATGGATTCACTTATGAAGACCATGTACGTTTATCTAAGTTATATAAAAAATTAGATAAAAAAGGTGCAAAAATAATGTTAAGTAACAATGATGTACCATTAGTATATGAATTATATGGTGAATTTAACATAGATAGATTCAACGTAAGACGTGCAATTAATAGAAATGCTAATAAACGTAAGGGCAAAGAAGTAATTATCACAAATTATAGTGGGAATAGTTTAGACACATGGTTTAATTAAAAGAATTAACATAAATTTCTATAAAAATACAAAAAGAATAATTAGAGGTTAAATAAATATTATGTAGAAATATGTTCAACTGTTAAAAATATTAACATAAGAGGAATAATATATGAGGGACTTTGATAAATGGTTTAATGAAATGAGATATAGCATAAATCAATACAACTATTATGTGAATTTTGAAAAAGTCTATGAAAATATAGAAAAATTAAAAATAGAACTTAACATCATGAATTCATTGATAGGTTCTAATAATATTAAACAAGATATGACAGATTTATTTGAAAAATATCCTGAAATATTAAAATGTATACCTATCTTACTAGCAGTTCGTAAAAAAGAAATATATGTTAGAGATGAAGAGGGTGAATTTAATTTTAATTTTGAATCTAGGAATTACTCTATAGAACAATACATTTATTTCATGGAAAAAACAGGATTAGTAGACTTGATAGAAAACCATATTGTCAATAACCTCATAGACTACTGTTTAGGCGTGGAAACAGGATTAGACAGTAATGGACGTAAGAACAGGGGAGGACACCAAATGGAAAATTTGGTAGAATCATACATAAAAAAAACGGGCTTAGAATACTATAAAGAGATGTATCTCAGAGATATTGAATCAAAGTGGAATATGGACTTATCTCAAATATCTGCAGGAGGAACATCGTCAAAAAGATGGGATTTTGTAGTGAAAACAGAAAATAATATCTACGTTATAGAAACAAATTTTTATACAAGTGGTGGTTCTAAACTAAATGAAACAGCACGAAGTTATAAAATGATATCAAGGGAATCAAAAGATATACCAAACTTTGAATTTGTATGGGTAACCGATGGAGCAGGATGGAAAGGTGCAAGAGGGAACTTAGAAGAAACGTTCAATGAAATGGAACATTTAT
This genomic interval from Candidatus Methanosphaera massiliense contains the following:
- a CDS encoding carboxymuconolactone decarboxylase family protein — its product is MEITQTAKENKEKILPNQKTSLEETDPELLEIMDNFIFDETQQHNTLTYRTTTLITLAALITNQSQQLYMKILEGAIDNGIKPIEIKEVLYQTIPYAGLSKVYDFIDLTNQVLDEKGVDVPLPGQSTTNRNNRKEKGYQIQTQYFGKENIDAMKENAPKNQEHLYDFLESYCFGDFYTRTGLDDKDREIITFSIIASLRGCENQLRGHTGGNLSVGNTKEDLISAVTVLLPYNGFPRTLNALAIINEICDAQ
- a CDS encoding cupin domain-containing protein, whose product is MEEMSNDEILFGKGEVNPYGEFFSGKSYLKMLTTEGVPIGNVTFEPGCRNNWHIHHADKGGGQILLATHGEGWYQAEGEEAQKLTPGSVVVIPAGVKHWHGATKDSEFTHLAVEVPGENCSNEWLEPVSDEDYDKLE
- a CDS encoding alpha/beta hydrolase family protein; this translates as MIKEATCYINDESIYMKIYQPDKIEGKYPTVILSHGLSLNHTFMIPYAEKLLKKNIVSVVFDFRGGGYDSKSDGNISDMTLNSEMDDLNQVLDFVRTLDYVDKDNIYLAGHSQGGLISSLIAPTRSNDIRGLFLFAPAYVIPFDVKEYPDNMREKNVMRLMPEYLGTTYVESVNNIDVYNTISRYDGDVYIFQGKKDTRVPVRYVIKASDVLSNSHLILFDEEEHRFTDETKDVVVDKISEVIADNRL
- a CDS encoding GNAT family N-acetyltransferase: MVNPNKKVKRPDGLGKIYRYKTDEDNKILTLPIKQLLKDNYIYIYRAVNNENFYINPEDSCFFFKEILYDNEVVGFAAYRGSDINNQSLVMQYIYILPEYRGNGLLIEEIDEASTLFESSILIEYPNKYIVNSLLKHKMARVLNDRYVVSRIPFIVPMMSLEDATSGIVREDYDMTDKKGYSKLSLIYDLDLCAVVGLASTDAENMFDEDKVTEEDDLNNYNTMSLPLKIDNDKFDCINKRSNDPLINNGTYFDEVRKIIDDKNDVIQNWLTIL
- a CDS encoding EFR1 family ferrodoxin (N-terminal region resembles flavodoxins. C-terminal ferrodoxin region binds two 4Fe-4S clusters.); amino-acid sequence: MIIYFTSTGNCEYVSKRIAERTHDYTVSMIESNKNKQFEFHLEKQEPLGIVIPTYFWGLPTFVEDYMSQIKITSENNNPYIYIITTYGTTPGYSAGYLEEYITDINLEVSFKASVKMPDDWTVRFDLSDPEKISKQILEADKQINNIIPRIVNKESGNYVKREIPRFISNMARGPYDKGRKTSHLHVENNCTGCGICANNCPIDAIELIDNRPHWKTEYCVMCLRCLHHCPTFSIQYDNKTQNHGQYIHPKI
- a CDS encoding protein-ADP-ribose hydrolase, whose protein sequence is MDTIDYLIDYLLKENPKIRVTHNPENDEEKFRLYRSLCNIRQPNPINEKYLEKEDELLSKITENKNLTDYRNIQLLEDRIPENNVNNDDIIAIWKGDITSIKVGAIVNAANSQGLGCFSPCHNCIDNQIHTYAGVSLRLECNKIMKDRDYNLPTGEAFITKAYNLPADYVIHTVGPILRDKVYDEQIQQLSDCYTNSLRLAQENNIRSISIPCISTGVFRFPADLASQVALKAVDDYLDTNNDAFDKVIFNLYNDKDVNVYERTI
- a CDS encoding SIR2 family NAD-dependent protein deacylase, whose translation is MKELFERINQLQNLLGESDYVIIGGGAGLSTAAGIDYGGERFTSNFKEFIEKYNFTDMYTAGFYPFKSQEEKWAYWAKHVYMNNVGMGSTELYKKLYDLVKDKNYFVITTNVDDQFVKSGFDDEKVFATQGSYRLIQCKNACHDKLYDDTEIVKEMMAITDSELKIPSDLVPKCPVCGKDMELNLRIDNNFVEDETWQKHNNDYRDFVNNAKKGKTLLLEFGVGFNTPAIIRFPFESIAAQYDDWNLVRFNKDNLELVVVQNNQASLLPVSKLDDIKLSNNFQDRYIPFSEDIELVIDELLS
- a CDS encoding glutathione peroxidase translates to MSVYDYEVKDDKGELVSLKKYEGKVLLIVNSATECGFTPQYNELTSIYNEFKDDGFVILDFPCNQFGGQAPGTTAEIKETCRLKFLVEYPIFDKIEVNGDNEIPLYTYLKQEKGFEGFDEEHELTPIIKDIVSKIDPDYENNSDIKWNFTKFLIDREGNVVKRFEPTKDLKVVKSEIKELL
- a CDS encoding NADPH-dependent FMN reductase family protein; its protein translation is MNVAIRYYSKSGHTETLANAISEEMDVPAKPISEGLDEDVDVLFLGSSIYGNSIDPAVVEFFNNLDVNIGCIVSFSTAGIMESTYDQIKELTDLFDIKLSLDEFHCPGEFAGINAGRPNKDDVEDVKAFVKGLFD
- a CDS encoding class II glutamine amidotransferase, which encodes MCELFGVSSNKKTQINEYLEAFYKHSNQHPDGWGLALMRNKESKIEKEPIKASDSKKLRRILDNPIITKNAFAHIRLATTGQMEPKNCHPFKKIDNNNRTWTLMHNGTIFNNTKIEQYKTIQEGDTDSERVLLYLVDEINKTENKIKRQLTSKERFELLDKLVTDLAKDNKLNLMLYDGSLMYFHTNSEGGLHYLKKENTIYVTTNKLNNENWEVFPLNTLIAVKDGKIVHQGKTHNNEYRITLENFKFIMNNLTPTMKENLIKNFGEITPERFLESQQPEV
- a CDS encoding flavodoxin family protein is translated as MKVLGIVGSPRKDGNSDVLVKEFLDAVDADTEYIFLNHKKLFGCNACMACEEGDCVIDDDGNDIIKSLLDADVLVFSSPIYYGQITAQAKTFIDRFYQISRNENKSLEGKKVVTIFTQAQPENVFGEYIDSFKKMPFGYMGMEVIGNVTAMGTQGKGDKDELQKYIDEVKEIASKI
- a CDS encoding DNA adenine methylase is translated as MTLKTSPFVKWAGGKKQLLSKLKERMPNSYLNYYEPFIGGGALLFDVQPEHAVINDTNSQLLNCYRQLKNNYNNVINEVKLLDSVSCDKERYYIIRDKYNKKILDNQLDAECAALMIWINKHCFNGLYRVNKKGLFNVPYNNKVNGPSINEDNLRDIGLYLNNYNVDIREGDFEDACVDVKKDDFVYFDSPYVPVTETANFTDYTKDGFTYEDHVRLSKLYKKLDKKGAKIMLSNNDVPLVYELYGEFNIDRFNVRRAINRNANKRKGKEVIITNYSGNSLDTWFN
- a CDS encoding type II restriction endonuclease, with product MRDFDKWFNEMRYSINQYNYYVNFEKVYENIEKLKIELNIMNSLIGSNNIKQDMTDLFEKYPEILKCIPILLAVRKKEIYVRDEEGEFNFNFESRNYSIEQYIYFMEKTGLVDLIENHIVNNLIDYCLGVETGLDSNGRKNRGGHQMENLVESYIKKTGLEYYKEMYLRDIESKWNMDLSQISAGGTSSKRWDFVVKTENNIYVIETNFYTSGGSKLNETARSYKMISRESKDIPNFEFVWVTDGAGWKGARGNLEETFNEMEHLYNITDLEKGIFTEVFK